The Thermoanaerobaculia bacterium genome contains the following window.
CTCGCCGAGAAGCTCGCGCGCGGGCTTCGCCGGCTCGGGCGGCCCGAACCCGTAGGGCATCTTCTCCTCTCGGTCCGCGGCCTCGCCGACGAGCCGGGCGGCTTCGTCCGTCCGGCCCTCGTGCGCGAGCGCCGCGCCCCGCAGTTCGTCGCGCAGAATGCCGGCGATCTCGCTTCCCTCGGCGCTTTCCTTCGCGAGCTCGTCGAGCGACGCGAGAGATTGCCCGGCGTCTCCGCCCCGATGCAGGGCGGCGAACCCGGTCGCGAAGGCGTCGTCGGCGCGGGCGCTCCGCGACAGCTTCCCTTCGGGGATTCGGATGTCGGCCGCGCGGGAATCCCGAGGTGCATCGACGATGTCGGCCGCGCGCATCCACGCGAGGTGATCCCACGCGCGTTCCGACGGATCGCGGGACGTCGCCCGCTCCATGTCGGCGAGGGCCTGCCCGGCCTCGGAGCGGCGCCCCTCCTGGAGGTATCCGTACTCGAGCCAGTGCAGGGCGTGGTAGCTCGTTTCGCCGGACGCCTTCCAGGAAGCGACGTTGGCGGCGATCACGTCGTCCCACATCCCGAGGGCGAGGAAGATGTGCGAAGGCATGTGGAGGGCGTGGGTCGCGGCCGGGGCGATCTTCGCGTAGGCGCGGGCGGCGGGAAGGGCTCGCTCCGCGTGCGCGGGGTCGTCGTAGCTGTGGATCACGTAGTGCGCGGCGCCCGGATGATCCGGGTGGCGAGCGAAGACTTCCGACGCGAGCGCGCCCGCCTTCTCGTAGACGGAAACGTCGCGATCCCCTTCGCAGCTCCCGAGCAGCGCGAGCGCATAGAACAGGGTGGCCTCGTCGTCCTTCGGGTACGCCTCGTGGAGTTTCCGCATCTCCTCGGCGTACTCGCGGTCGCGCTCCTTCTTCTCGCCGTCGGCGTAGAGCACGTCGACCGCGTGGAGATACCCCTTCTCCCGCTCCGTCGGCGCCTTCGCGAGGCGTTCGGCGGGCGTCGGAGCGAGCTTCGCGAGCGCCTCCCGCGCCGCCTTCGCATTCCTCTGGTTCCAGACGGGGTGGTTCTCGGTCATCGCCTCGCCCCAGTACGCCATCGCGAACGCCGGATCGGCGGCTTCCGCGCGGCGGAATTCGGCCGCGGCGTCGCCGTATTCGAAACTGTGGAGCAGCAGGACGCCGCGGACGAAGGCCTCCCGGGCGGCCTCGGACGGGGTCGACGTGGGGAACTCGAGCGTTCCGAGCCTTCCCGCGCGGTCGGCCTGCGCGAGGAGGGGAACGGCCGTGGCGAGGGCGAGCGCGGCGGAGACCCATCGGCGAATCATGGACGACATTCTACAATCCAGCCGATGCTTCGTCGGCGCGTCGCGTTTCTCGTCGTCCTCGGGGCCCTCGGAATCGCCGCGCGGCTCTCCGCCGAGTCTTTCGTCGACGAGCTCGGCGGAGCCGTCCGATCCGGCCACATCGACCTCACCTTCGATCTCACGGCGGGAAAGGTCCCTCTGACACCTTCCTGGTCGGTCGAGACGACCGGATCGCCCCACGCGCACGTTTTCGCCGACGCGGAGGAAGGACACCTCACGCGGTTCGCGTTCGCCGTCGACGGCGGCGATCTGATCGTCGCCGGACGCGGGCTCCGGCCCGACGTCGTCGTGCAGTCGGTCGAGGTCGACGGGACGCGCGGGGTGATCGGGGCCCGGTTCCACGGGCGGGGGTTCTTCGGAAAGATCGTGATCGGACTCTTCCGCGGGATCGGGATGTCGGCCGTTCGGAAGATGAAGTTCCGGACGGACCTGCCGTCGGTGTTCCGGGGAGACATCCTGATCCACGAGCCCGCGCCCGGGGCGAAGGCCACGGTTCCCCCGGCGGGGTCGTCCCCACCGCCGCCTGCGCCGCCCGCGCCGGGCCCTTCGGTTTTCGATCTCGTCCGGAAGATCACGATCCGGAAGTCGACGCTCGTCGCCTATCCTTCCCGTCCGCTCGCCTTCGACCCCGTCTTCCGATTTCGGACGGCTCCGTCGGGCGCGCCCGTCAGCCTGGCGGTCGAGACGGCGAGCTGGCGGCCGGCGCACGGCGACGAGCCGTCGCGTCTCGATCTCGAGGGCGAGATCGACGGCCGCTTCGTGGACGGAGCGATGGCCTATTCGGGCGAACGTCTCGCATTTTCCTCCGGCGAGCTCCGGCGCGCCCGCGTCCGGATCCGCTCGGACGAGTCGGGAAAGTCCGCCGCTTCGCTCGCGGCCGACCGGCTCGATCTCGACCTCGAATCGGGCCGGTTCGTCGTTCCCGGCGGCATCCGGGTCGGCGTCGAGGCGCCTTCGCGGTTTTCGGCCACGTCGCTGACGATCACGGAAGAGGGGAAGGTCTCCGGAGTCCTCGATCTCGACCTCCGCGGAAAGACGGGCCAATGGCGGCACGCCGGGGCGGACGTGACGCTGACCGACGTCGCGCTCCGGAGCCCGCGCCTCCAGGTCGCCGACAACGCCGCGACCGGCGAGGTGTCCCTCGATTTCGCCTACCGCGTGGTCTATCCGTTCACGGTGAGCTACCCGGTCAAGGAGATCGAGCCGCACCGGGTGGATCTCGTGTTCGCGGGACCCCTGCACGCCGCTCTCTCGCTCGACCGGGCCGGAGATCCGACGCACGGGCGCGTGGAAGGGACCTACTCCCTGAAAGTGCCGTGGGCGCCCGTCGAGCGCGCGGCATTCGAGGCGATGCGGGCCCGCTGGTCGGAGGACGTCGCCGCGATCCGCAAGGTCGATTTCACGCTCGAGCCGTCGGAGTTCGGCCCCTGCGGGGAGTCGTGCTTCGTCGCGAAATTCGACGTCGTCGCGGAAAAGAAACGCGGGAAGCGGTCGATCTTCCGCGCCGAGTGCGCGCCGGAAGGAAAGGCGAACCTCGTCATCGACAAGGACACCGGCACGATGCGCCTGGCGGACATGAAGATCGAGACGCACTGCAAGGGAATCGCCTCGATCGTCAATTTCATCGCCCCGTTCTTCGCGAAGGCGTACTCGGACGTGACGCTCTTCCGGATGCCCGCGGACGCGCCCCTGACGATCGACACGGTTCGGAGCGGTGCCGCGTGGATCGAGATGGAGGGACGCGTCCGGTGGGCCGCCTCGGCCGCCGCGCCTCCGTCGGAGTGAAGGCGCAGGTGGCCCGCGGTCGGATCCGCCGCCGCCCGGCGGGGTGACGTCCACCGCCCTCGGCCCCTCGAGTCGGACCGGGGACGAGACGAGCCGCGCCGGAAGCGGCCCGGATCCCCCGCGCATCGACCGCGCAATCGACCGGCGACCCGATCCCGGCGGTACAATGCGTCCTCGAAAGAGGAGGGAACAAATGCGCCGGACGAAGATCGGGATCGCCCTCGCCTGCCTGGCCGCCGCGGTCGCCGCGGCCGACGAGAAAGCCGCTCCGGCCCCCCCGCCGGACCAGAAGGCGATGATGGAAGCGTGGGCGAAATTCGCCACGCCGGGCCCCGCCCACAAGGCGCTCCAGCCGCTCGTCGGCACGTGGAACGCGAAGATCACGAGCTGGATGGCGCCCGGATCGGCGCCGGTCACTTCCGACGGCACTTCCGAGATCGCGTGGGTGCTCGGCGGCCGCTATCTCCAGCAGAAGCACGAGGGATCGTTTCTCGGGCAGCCCTTCTCCGGCCTCGGCTATACCGCTTACGACAATTACAAGAAACAGTACCTCGGCACCTGGATGGACAACATGGGCACGTCGATCCTCTCGATGGCGGGAACGGCCGACGCTTCCGGAAAGGTCCTCGCGATGGAAGGGAAGATGGACGACTTCGTCACCGGCCGGGTTCTGGCGATCCGGTCGACCCTTCGAATCCTCGACGAGGATCACAACGTCTACGAGATGTACGCCCCGGGACCGGACGGCAAGGAATACAAGATGATGGAGATCGACTACAGCCGGAAGAAATAGCCGGCGCCTTCGCCGGCACGGCGATCCTTCGACGCTTCGAACGTCCCGATGGTGCGGCCCGATCCGCCGTCGCTCGCCCGAGCGGCGGCGGACCGGGCTCGCGTCCGCAGCCTCGCCGCCCACGACTCGACGCCGAGTCGCCGGCTATCCCTCGATCCCGAGCTCCCGGAGAATGAACGCCAGATCGAATGCGCGCTCGCGCAGCGCGTCGTAGCGGCCCGATGCGCCGCCGTGTCCCGCATCCATGTTCGTCTTGAGCAACAGGGTCCTTTCCACCGTCCTGACCGCGCGGAGCTTCGCGACGAGCTTGGCGGGCTCCCAGTAAGGGACCTGGCTGTCGTTCCAGGACGTCTTGACGAGCATGGCCGGATACGCGCCGGGCGTCACGTTGTCGTACGGCGAATAGCGGCGCATGTATCCGTAGGCCTCGGGGTCGTTCGGGTTCCCCCACTCCTCGTATTCGGTGACCGTGAGCGGCAGAGAAGGGTCGAGCATCGTGCTGAGGACGTCGACGAACGGCACCGCCGTCACGATCGCGCGGAACAGGTCGGGCCGAAGGTTCACGACCGCCCCCATCAGCAGCCCGCCGGCGCTGCGCCCTTCCGCCACGAGCCGGGACGGCGAGGTGTACCCCTCGGCGACGAGGCACTCGGCCGCGGCGATGAAATCCGTGAACGTGTTCATCTTCCGATGCATCCGACCGTCGTCGTGCCACCCCTTGCCGAGCTCGGCTCCCCCGCGGATGTGCGCGACCGCGAACACGAATCCGCGATCGAGGAGCGCGAGACGGGAAGGGTCGAAGCGGATCGGAAAGTTCAGCCCGTAGGAGCCGTATCCCCAGAGATCCGCCGGCGCCGAACCGTCCCTCGGTATCCCCTTCCGATGGACGAGCGAGATCGGAATCCGGGCGCCGTCGGCGGCGGCGGCTTCGATCCGGCGCTGCTCGTAGAGCGACGGGTCGTATCCCGGAACTTCCGTCCGCTTGCGAAGCGTCGCGACGCGCGAATCCATGTCGTAGTCGAAGATCGACGCGGGCGTGACGAGCGACTCGAAGTCGTATCGCAGGACCGCGGTCCGGTATTCGCGGTTTCCCGAAGGCCGAAGCGCATAGATCTCCTCGTCGAACGCGACCGCGTGCGTCTCGCCGCTGTCGACCCGCGTGACGACGATGCGCGGCACCGCGCGCTCCCGCTCGTACCGGACCAGGTGCGCGGCGAAACAGTCGATCCCTTCGATCATGACGTCGGAGCGTTCCGCCACGATCTCGCGCCAGTTCGCGCGCGCGGGGTCGGAAACGGGCGCGACGGCGATCCGGAAGTTCCGCGCTTTCGTCCCCGGGACGTCGCCGCCGTTCGTCCGGATGTAGAAGAGATCTTCGCGGTGGTCGACGTCGTACTCGTGGCCGGGCTCCCGCGGTGCGATCAGCCGCAACGCCCCGAACGGAACGCCGGCGTCGAGGTACCGGACCTCCGACGTCGTGTGGCTCGCCGCGACCAGGAAGACGAATCGCCCGCTCCGCGAACGGTACGCGCCGATGTCGAATCGCTCGTCCGTCTCCTCGTAGAGAAGCGCGTCGTCCTCCCCTCCGAGCGCGTGCCGGAAGAACCGCCACGGCCGCTTCGCCTCGTCCTCGAGCGCGTAGAAGAGCGTCCTGCCGTCGGCGGCCCAGACGACCGAGTCGGAAGACGTGTCCTCGATCCGGTCCGGAAGCGTGGCTCCGGTCCGGAGGTCCTTCACCTGCAGGGTGTAGCGCCGATCGCCGCTCTCGTCGATCGAATAGGCGAGCAGGGACCCGTCGTCGGACACCGCGTAATCGCCGATCGCGAGAAACGGCTTTCCCTCGGCGAGAGCGTTGACGTCGAGCGTCACCTCCTCGGGCGCATCGAGGCCGCCGCGGCGCCGGCAGTAGATCGGGTACTGCCGGCCTTCTTCGGTGCGGACGTAATAGAAGTACTCCCCCTCCCGGTACGGGACGGTGCGATCGGTCTCCCGGATGTGCCCGAGCATCTCGGCATAGAGCCTCTCCCGGAGCGCCGCCGCGGGAGCCACGACCGCCTCGGCGTACCGGTTCTCCGCCTCGAGGTACGCGACGACTTCCGGATCGCTTCGCTCCCGGAGCCAGAAATAGTCGTCGATCCGGACGTCCCCGTGGAGCTCGAGACGCTTCGGCCGCCGCGGAGCGATCGGCGCGATCGGGGGAGCGACTTCGAGGGAGCGCATGAGGGGGGCGATCTTACCGCGCCGCGTCTCCGATAGAGTGCGCGCGGAGGAGGGCACGGACTTCGAGATCGGGCTCGCCGGATGCGGCCGATGGGGGAAGCGGATCCTCGCCGACCTCGTCGGTCTCGGCGCCTGCGTTCGCGTCGCGGACCCCTCCGACGAGGCGCGCCGCGGCGCCCTCGCGGCCGGCGCCCGGGAAGCGGTCCCGGACGTGGCGTCGTTCGGACGAATCGACGCGGCGATCGTCGCGACGCCGACTCTCGAGCATTCCGCTTCGATCGACGCGCTCGCCGGCCGGAGGATTCCGATCTTCTGCGAGAAGCCGCTCACCGCGGACGCCGCGTCGGCGCACCGGCTCGCCGATGCGCTCGACGGCCGCCTCTGGGTCCTGGCGAAATGGCGGTGGCACCCCGCGATCGAAGCGATCGCGGCGATCGCGCGCACCGGGGAGCTCGGCCCGCCCCGCGCGCTCCGGACGCGGCGTCGGCAGCCGTCGATCTCGGGCTACGACGTCGATCCCGTGTGGGTGCTGGCGCCCCACGAGCTCTCGATCGCGTCGGAGGTCCTCGGCGAGCTGCCCTCGATCGCCCGTGCGCAAGCGGCGTTCGACGGCGGGAAGGTCACCGCGCTGAATGCCGAGGCCGACGGGGCCGTCGCGTTCTCCTTCGAGGTCTCCGTCCGCGCTCCGGACCGGAAGCGCGAGGTCGAGCTCCTCTGCCGCGACGGCCGCGTCCTCTGGAGCAGCGAGGACGAGCACGCGATCCGCGTCGGCGGACAACGGCGGAGCGTCGATCCGGACCCGCCGCTCCGGCGCGAGCTCCGGGCGATCCGGGAATTCCTGCGCGGCGGCCCTCCCCCGAAGACGGGCGCCCGGGAAGGAGCCGCGGCGGTCGCCGTTCTCGAGCGGGCCCGCGAGATCGCGGGGATCACGCCGTCCGGTCGACGATCTCGCTGACCTCGGAAAACGAGAGACCGCTCGCGTCGGAGGAAGAGACGTCCGCCGACGCGAAAGGCCAGGGAATCTCGAGCGCGGGATCGTCCCACCGGCAGGGAATGTCGTCGGAAGCATCGTGATACCGGGTCACGCCGATCACGAACAGCGACGGCTCGGCCACGTAGAGTCCGTGGGCGACGCCGGCCGGAGTCTTCAGAAGCGAGAGCGACGAGCCGCGGAGCTCGACGAGCGAGGTGCGCCCGTACGTGGGCGAACGGCGGCGCAGGTCGCGGAGACCGACGATCAGGAATCCGTCGAGGACGACGAGGTAGTCGTCGTGGAGCGGGTGGACGCGCACGCCGCGCATCACTCTCTCCCGCGACCGGATGAAGTTCCACTGCAGCGCCGGAACCCCCTCGATCCATTCTCCCCGGTAGATCTCGGCGAACACGCCGCGCCCGTCGCCGATCGTCTGGAGCGGCCGCCAGCAGGCGCCGTCGGGAAGCACCCCGGTTCGGATCATTTTTCGCGAGAGTAAAGCCCGCCCGGGGGAACGTCAACGGGAGCCCGGCGGCGGAACGCGAACCGCGCGAATTTCGGGCCGGACCGGGCGGCGAACCGGAGAAAGTCCCGCCCCTGCGCGATCCGCGTCCGGATCCCGCGAGGCCCCGTCCGGACGCGGCTCCGCAGATCGCGGACCCAATCCGGGTCCCGGATCCTTTCGAGGTAACGCTCCTGCGGGGGCTCGGCGACGGACGCGTATCGCGCGTCCCACTCCGCGGCGAAGAATCGCAGAAGGGTGGTCTCCCCGGAATCGATCGCCTCCCCCGCCAGACGCGCGCGGCGGTAGAACTCCCGGTCGCCGAACCGCTGCAGCGAGGCGTCCCAGTAGCCGATCCGGTCGAAGAGCGAGCGGCGATGGACGAGATTCGCCGAGCCGACGAACCAGTTCCGGAGGAAGCCGCCCAGACCCGGGACCTTCCAGTCGAAGGGGAAGAAGAAAGGATCGAGGTCGTCCGGATACCGGACCTGCGCGCAGCGAAAGGCGACCAGCCCCGCGGCGGACGCCTCCAGCGCCGCGCGGGCGAGCGCGAGGTGATCCGGGAACATGAGGTCGTCGTCGGTCATGTAGGCCACGAACGGGGCATCCCCCTCGCGGAGGACGGCGTTCCGGTTTCCGTATCCGAACCCGCCTCCTTTCGGAAACCTCGTGAACGAGATCCGGGGATCGGGAAACGCGCGAACGACCCTCTCCGTCTCCTCGTCGCAGCCGTCGCCGACGACGCGGAGCCGGAAATTCCGCTCCGTCTGTCCGAGAACGGACGAGATCGCCCGGCGGATCGTGTGCGAACGGCCGCGCGTCGGGAGGAGGACGTCGAAGACGGTCATGCCCGCTTCCCGGGCGCCGGCACGGCACCGGCCAGATCGGTTCCGAGCCGCAAGTCGGCGATCGCGTCGAGCATGAAGCGGGACCGGGGAGCCCGTCCGGCGAGCGCACGGAACTTCGAAGAAATCGCCATGGGAGCTCGAATCCGATATTACCGAAGGAAATTCTCCGTGAAGGAAGTAAACACAACGAGCGCAATCAGATCGTCCTGTGGGAATCGCTGGCATCGGTGTTGCGTGCCGGGCTTCTCGTCTCGTTTACATCGCTTTTTCCAGCGAAATGATGGGGTCGCAACGAGTTATGTCGAAGCACAGGAATCAGTGCAATTCGATTCGCGGCCGCGATTTTCCGTGATGTTCTTACGATATTCACAGAGATTTCCGCAGAGATTTCCGAAGTATCAGCGGAAATTTCGGAGACAGAGGGTTTCCGGAGCGGAGAAGCAGCAAGAATCGGGCCTTCGGACGCGAAGGAGGAGGCGAGGATGACGACCGTCGGATTCATCGGGCTCGGCAACATGGGTTTGCCGATGGCGAAAAACCTTCGGGGCGCGGGGTTCGAAGTTCTGGCGTTCAATCGCACGCGCTCCCGGGCGGACTCATTCGCGGCCGAAGGAGGGCGCGCCGTGGAGCGACCCCGCGACGCCGCGGCAGCCGGCCTCGTCGTTTCGATGGTCGCCGACGACCGCGCGCTCGAGGAAATCGTTCAGGGCGCGGACGGAATCCTGGAGGGATTGCCGCCCGGCGGTCTCCACGTCTCGATGAGCACCGTGTCGCCTTCCCTTTCCCGGAGGCTCGCGGGCCTTCACCGCGAGCGAGGAAGGAATTTCGTCGCAGCGCCCGTTTTCGGCCGGCCGGATGCCGCGGCCGCCCGCAACCTCTGGATCTGCGCCGCCGGTACCGGGCGGGAACGGGCGCAGGAGGTGCTCGGCGCTCTCGGACAGGGAATCTTCGATCTCGGCGAGGACGCCGGCGCGGCCAACGTCGTGAAGCTCTCGGGCAACTTTCTCATCGCCTCCGCGATGGAGTCGATGGCCGAAGCTTTCGCGCTGTGCCAGAAGAACGGCATCCCGCGTGAGACCGCCGCCGAGCTGTTCTCTTCGACGCTCTTTTCGTGTCCGATCTACAGGAACTACGGCAACGCGATCGCCGCGGAACGCTACTCGCCGCCGGGGTTTCGGCTCTCGCTCGGCGCGAAGGACCTGACTCTCGTTCTCGAGGCGGCGCGGGAGAGCGCCGTTCCGATGCCCTCGGCGAGCCTCGTCCACGACCGGCTGGTGGCGAGCGTGGGCCGCGGGCGCTCCGATCTCGACTGGGCGGGCCTCGCCCTGGCCGTTTCGGAGGACGGGGGTCTGCGGGAATGAGGCCGTGCCGGTACACATCTT
Protein-coding sequences here:
- a CDS encoding DUF1579 domain-containing protein, yielding MRRTKIGIALACLAAAVAAADEKAAPAPPPDQKAMMEAWAKFATPGPAHKALQPLVGTWNAKITSWMAPGSAPVTSDGTSEIAWVLGGRYLQQKHEGSFLGQPFSGLGYTAYDNYKKQYLGTWMDNMGTSILSMAGTADASGKVLAMEGKMDDFVTGRVLAIRSTLRILDEDHNVYEMYAPGPDGKEYKMMEIDYSRKK
- a CDS encoding S9 family peptidase; this encodes MRSLEVAPPIAPIAPRRPKRLELHGDVRIDDYFWLRERSDPEVVAYLEAENRYAEAVVAPAAALRERLYAEMLGHIRETDRTVPYREGEYFYYVRTEEGRQYPIYCRRRGGLDAPEEVTLDVNALAEGKPFLAIGDYAVSDDGSLLAYSIDESGDRRYTLQVKDLRTGATLPDRIEDTSSDSVVWAADGRTLFYALEDEAKRPWRFFRHALGGEDDALLYEETDERFDIGAYRSRSGRFVFLVAASHTTSEVRYLDAGVPFGALRLIAPREPGHEYDVDHREDLFYIRTNGGDVPGTKARNFRIAVAPVSDPARANWREIVAERSDVMIEGIDCFAAHLVRYERERAVPRIVVTRVDSGETHAVAFDEEIYALRPSGNREYRTAVLRYDFESLVTPASIFDYDMDSRVATLRKRTEVPGYDPSLYEQRRIEAAAADGARIPISLVHRKGIPRDGSAPADLWGYGSYGLNFPIRFDPSRLALLDRGFVFAVAHIRGGAELGKGWHDDGRMHRKMNTFTDFIAAAECLVAEGYTSPSRLVAEGRSAGGLLMGAVVNLRPDLFRAIVTAVPFVDVLSTMLDPSLPLTVTEYEEWGNPNDPEAYGYMRRYSPYDNVTPGAYPAMLVKTSWNDSQVPYWEPAKLVAKLRAVRTVERTLLLKTNMDAGHGGASGRYDALRERAFDLAFILRELGIEG
- a CDS encoding Gfo/Idh/MocA family oxidoreductase, producing the protein MRAEEGTDFEIGLAGCGRWGKRILADLVGLGACVRVADPSDEARRGALAAGAREAVPDVASFGRIDAAIVATPTLEHSASIDALAGRRIPIFCEKPLTADAASAHRLADALDGRLWVLAKWRWHPAIEAIAAIARTGELGPPRALRTRRRQPSISGYDVDPVWVLAPHELSIASEVLGELPSIARAQAAFDGGKVTALNAEADGAVAFSFEVSVRAPDRKREVELLCRDGRVLWSSEDEHAIRVGGQRRSVDPDPPLRRELRAIREFLRGGPPPKTGAREGAAAVAVLERAREIAGITPSGRRSR
- a CDS encoding dTDP-4-dehydrorhamnose 3,5-epimerase family protein, encoding MIRTGVLPDGACWRPLQTIGDGRGVFAEIYRGEWIEGVPALQWNFIRSRERVMRGVRVHPLHDDYLVVLDGFLIVGLRDLRRRSPTYGRTSLVELRGSSLSLLKTPAGVAHGLYVAEPSLFVIGVTRYHDASDDIPCRWDDPALEIPWPFASADVSSSDASGLSFSEVSEIVDRTA
- a CDS encoding glycosyltransferase family A protein, which translates into the protein MTVFDVLLPTRGRSHTIRRAISSVLGQTERNFRLRVVGDGCDEETERVVRAFPDPRISFTRFPKGGGFGYGNRNAVLREGDAPFVAYMTDDDLMFPDHLALARAALEASAAGLVAFRCAQVRYPDDLDPFFFPFDWKVPGLGGFLRNWFVGSANLVHRRSLFDRIGYWDASLQRFGDREFYRRARLAGEAIDSGETTLLRFFAAEWDARYASVAEPPQERYLERIRDPDWVRDLRSRVRTGPRGIRTRIAQGRDFLRFAARSGPKFARFAFRRRAPVDVPPGGLYSREK
- a CDS encoding NAD(P)-dependent oxidoreductase, coding for MGPSDAKEEARMTTVGFIGLGNMGLPMAKNLRGAGFEVLAFNRTRSRADSFAAEGGRAVERPRDAAAAGLVVSMVADDRALEEIVQGADGILEGLPPGGLHVSMSTVSPSLSRRLAGLHRERGRNFVAAPVFGRPDAAAARNLWICAAGTGRERAQEVLGALGQGIFDLGEDAGAANVVKLSGNFLIASAMESMAEAFALCQKNGIPRETAAELFSSTLFSCPIYRNYGNAIAAERYSPPGFRLSLGAKDLTLVLEAARESAVPMPSASLVHDRLVASVGRGRSDLDWAGLALAVSEDGGLRE